Proteins co-encoded in one Nothobranchius furzeri strain GRZ-AD chromosome 4, NfurGRZ-RIMD1, whole genome shotgun sequence genomic window:
- the slx4 gene encoding structure-specific endonuclease subunit SLX4 isoform X2 — MDDSEQDFVDLCSKLLKRVRKKAGEPSTQKIPGQSSSQKVQEYKKQRNDKQGGDSESRFAASQPVGAGCDLDVVCGRTGCGSGNPEPPADGDLRTKDKVLLRMQHFKRVTPQKMVRTNVKIQQMNQDSWTLTSQHQRQEGDEGVAVRLQQQLDREAAKAQMVDLEDGGLFFCQICHRDLSHMTHEGRTQHLNRCLDNSEESGPAPPPPSAVPDCPICGKRFKSQKSRSAHLKSCSSDMGVSPAMLLQILQRQAQESQSAASANLPTQPAANKRKGPPKSGVPARKKARKKDELLDEETMVALALSASMVKEKMETALPHSSMTPVLKWRPDAAKPCRKKKKDTVPRPLPLLLVQDAETALSRLQERVSALLLPSRPPSPATPTRSPSTLPSLEGAAPFWQRSALLDGDSCLSGFYSTELKHFFTSGESTDAAPSSPNKQPDSSVQPVRDGAPDSRPRVSILPHRSQNPSCSSTPSTPGTEQLPVGSQALQDLIDLAEDGMTLTQYGYTTKETRLSGFVQAESEELGASGFVLETTHQRSDETSDRAERMVAPPGAEERNSRKAVALSKLALDLSSMVNNPQMSDVQLQVDTGEVYFAHSFMVYARCPLLAEMVHESGIGVQEEGLPAAQRVLLNDVQGEAVLALLQYLYTSHCSISASLQPHMLELASRFDLQELEQLCRLQQDNSEAPDSTQQENVNNQTDQAFMEVLRSMWNEDDHVMDSDGGGEGGRMEEESDELTSGYREGHEEQVNEEELEEIYEFAATQRQKEVEATEEEEEVGGDVVFTKQLVEEEISDEDLNPNIRPEPESGDYESRSSSASKLKMISSKNKHESPPRASSKRSARTSLQSSASLVEDLLGSPSPVMSNLPVAGHSPGQTRYQDEESQPPCGVCTPLSPESSLKKEEPELIVLSDSSEEVDVADFVPQSLSDRSPSTQNPEDYTGIKAQTSSGADVENKEPRSVELNPDDPPDCSPELSWLIPSTPLQSSRSKRSSSTQTRSSMCRTQLFPKRDSSSSSGSPSKIEPHTSSDPQKAPHPAGTTKSRVTRPLSSSSLDHKLSPSKERGVNALQLELLRLQRLTCHALDPSKRNPLHLLNLPYSSTPVHQLPVPPAASPLTSDAEKRTSSSPKRDRTPLGSPEEVELRSFHLSPLSNPSDPSSSSHRSKRRSSSSDVTRDRLKGTGQKDEEEVKADMECTKERTGGTGVGESSLQQSLLVMDEPPIAFNDSWGLDACAEVNPGNFSLRLEDSKGLSPQEMSKPSYDDGIQTTSNCGGPTVLSHQSPHPEPSSSKPKHTGFSSPPHPKTHTSPEIDAGLLESKLWDSWNQEEVEECPPTQLRTPAPPQDKTPHPMEPITPMPHFSDMDTPELKNKLNRFGVRPLPKRQMILKLKQIHQYTHQVTSSDSEDEAPPPRRSISTNQMEQFKEPRAPAATSPGKDKCGDGELLSASQGSNTSSTATSEESERSNPEQVLSSDGDSDSDGGISSSQAASRLQDRIQAVRSFILSTPKIFNQILQYEPLVLSQFQAELKAAGIRLGAAKLMDYLDSQCITFTTAKLGQPGTSRGGRGGKRMGKGAGGAGRKKNGAVKL; from the exons ATGGACGACTCGGAGCAAGATTTTGTAGATCTGTGCTCAAAGCTGCTGAAGCGAGTTCGCAAGAAAGCCGGAGAACCATCCACACAGAAGATACCAGGACAGAGCTCCAGTCAGAAGGTCCAAGAATACAAGAAGCAGAGGAATGATAAACAGGGTGGAGATTCTGAGTCGAGGTTTGCAGCTTCCCAGCCTGTTGGTGCAGGCTGTGATCTGGATGTGGTCTGTGGGAGGACTGGATGCGGATCAGGAAATCCAGAACCTCCAGCTGACGGAGATCTGAGAACAAAAGACAAAGTTCTTCTTAGGATGCAGCATTTTAAAAGAGTCACCCCACAAAAGATGGTCCGTACTAACGTCAAGATCCAACAAATGAACCAGGACAGCTGGACTCTGACTTCTCAGCATCAAAGACAAG AAGGTgacgagggtgtggctgtaaggctccagcagcagctggACAGAGAAGCAGCAAAGGCCCAGATGGTGGACCTGGAGGATGGAGGCCTCTTCTTCTGTCAGATCTGCCACAGAGACTTGTCCCACATGACCCATGAGGGGCGGACACAACACCTCAAcag GTGTTTAGATAACAGTGAAGAGAGTGGCCCAGCCCCCCCTCCACCCTCTGCTGTCCCCGACTGTCCCATTTGTGGAAAAAGGTTCAAGTCCCAGAAGAGCCGCTCAGCCCACCTGAAGAGCTGCTCCTCAGACATGGGCGTCTCTCCGGCAATGCTGCTGCAGATCCTGCAGAGACAGGCACAGGAGAGTCAGAGTGCTGCTTCTGCTAACCTGCC CACACAGCCAGCGGCCAACAAAAGGAAAGGTCCACCCAAGTCGGGCGTTCCAGCCAGGAAGAAGGCCAGAAAGAAGGATGAGCTTCTGGATGAGGAGACGATGGTGGCCCTGGCTTTGTCCGCCTCCATGGTGAAGGAAAAGATGGAAACGGCGCTCCCTCACAGTTCCATGACACCCGTGCTAAAATGGAGACCTGATGCTG CTAAGCCTTGTCGAAAGAAGAAAAAGGACACAGTACCTCGtcctcttcctctcctcctcGTTCAAGATGCAGAGACAGCCCTGTCCCGGCTCCAGGAACGCGTCTCCGCTCTTCTGCTTCCCAGCCGACCCCCCTCTCCCGCCACCCCAACCCGAAGCCCCAGCACTCTGCCCAGTTTGGAGGGCGCTGCCCCCTTCTGGCAGAGAAGTGCACTGCTGGATGGAGACTCATGTCTGTCTGGTTTCTACTCTACGGAGCTCAAACACTTCTTCACTTCGGGGGAATCA ACCGACGCAGCTCCATCCAGCCCCAACAAGCAACCCGATTCTTCTGTCCAGCCGGTGAGGGATGGAGCCCCAGATTCAAGACCCAGAGTCTCCATCCTACCACACCGCTCCCAGAACCCCTCCTGCTCATCGACTCCTTCCACCCCTGGGACAGAACAACTCCCGGTGGGCAGCCAGGCCTTACAGGACCTGATAGATTTGGCAGAAGACGGCATGACTCTGACTCAGTATGGATACACCACTAAAG AAACTCGTTTGAGCGGCTTCGTCCAGGCAGAGTCGGAGGAACTCGGCGCCAGCGGCTTCGTGCTGGAAACGACACACCAACGCTCAGACGAAACCAGCGATCGCGCTGAGAGAATGGTCGCTCCGCCGGGAGCAGAAGAAAGAAACAGCCGCAAAGCT GTGGCACTCTCTAAGCTGGCCTTAGACCTCAGCAGCATGGTGAACAACCCTCAGATGAGTGATGTGCAGCTCCAGGTGGACACAGGAGAGGTCTACTTCGCTCATTCCTTCATGGTGTATGCccgctgccctctgctggcaGAAATG GTGCATGAAAGTGGAATAGGAGTTCAGGAGGAGGGTCTGCCTGCAGCCCAGAGGGTGTTGCTGAACGACGTGCAGGGGGAGGCGGTGTTGGCCCTCCTGCAGTATCTCTACACCTCCCACTGCTCCATCTCAGCCTCTCTGCAGCCTCACATGCTGGAGCTGGCGTCCCG GTTCGACTTGCAGgagttggagcagctttgtcggcTCCAGCAGGATAACTCAGAGGCTCCTGACTCAACCCAGCAGGAAAATGTCAACAACCAAACGGACCAGGCCTTCATGGAGGTCCTCCGATCGATGTGGAATGAAGATGACCATGTAATGGACTCCgatggaggaggagaaggaggacggATGGAGGAGGAGTCTGATGAGCTCACCTCAGGTTACAGGGAAGGCCATGAGGAGCAGGTGAACGAAGAAGAGCTGGAGGAGATCTATGAGTTCGCTGCCACCCAGAGACAGAAAGAGGTGGAGGccactgaggaggaggaggaggtaggTGGAGATGTAGTGTTTACAAAACAGCTTGTAGAAGAAGAGATTAGTGATGAGGATTTGAATCCCAACATTCGACCAGAACCGGAGTCGGGTGACTACGAGTCTCGTTCCTCCTCTGCCTCAAAGCTGAAGATGATTTCTTCTAAAAACAAACACGAGTCGCCTCCCAGAGCTTCATCCAAACGATCCGCTAGGACTTCACTTCAGTCTTCAGCGAGTTTAGTAGAAGACCTTTTAGGCAGCCCATCCCCCGTTATGTCCAACCTGCCTGTTGCAGGACATTCTCCTGGACAAACGCGGTACCAAGATGAAGAAAGCCAACCTCCTTGTGGAGTCTGCACCCCTCTTTCTCCTGAGTCCTCCCTAAAGAAGGAGGAACCTGAGCTGATAGTTCTGTCTGACTCAAGTGAGGAAGTAGATGTTGCTGATTTTGTCCCCCAAAGCCTTTCTGATCGTTCGCCCTCCACCCAGAACCCTGAAGACTACACAGGGATCAAGGCCCAAAcctccagtggagcagacgtagagAACAAAGAGCCCAGGAGCGTGGAGCTGAATCCTGATGATCCACCTGACTGTTCGCCAGAGCTTTCCTGGCTGATTCCTTCCACACCTCTTCAGTCCAGCAGAAGCAAGAGAAGCAGCTCCACCCAGACCAGAAGCAGCATGTGCAGGACACAACTCTTCCCTAAGCGGGACTCCTCTTCATCTTCTGGATCACCATCTAAGATCGAGCCTCACACTTCCAGTGATCCACAGAAAGCtccacatcctgcaggaaccaCAAAGAGCCGAGTCACCAGACCTCTCAGTAGCTCCAGTTTGGATCACAAGCTTTCTCCAAGTAAAGAACGTGGAGTTAACGCGTTACAATTGGAGCTCCTACGTCTCCAAAGGTTGACATGTCACGCCCTAGATCCCTCAAAGCGGAATCCTCTTCATCTGCTGAATCTCCCGTACAGCAGCACTCCCGTCCACCAGCTCCCCGTCCCTCCTGCTGCATCCCCGCTCACCTCTGATGCAGAGAAACGGACTTCATCAAGTCCAAAACGAGACAGGACACCCCTAGGAAGTCCGGAAGAGGTGGAATTAAGAAGTTTTCACCTCTCTCCTTTGTCCAACCCTTCAGATCCATCCTCCTCTTCTCACAGATCCAAGAGACGGTCCAGCAGCAGTGACGTCACACGGGACCGTCTCAAAGGGACAGGACAGAAAGACGAGGAGGAAGTAAAAGCAGACATGGAGTGTACTAAAGAAAGGACAGGAGGGACAGGTGTAGGAGAATCCAGTCTCCAGCAGAGCCTCTTGGTCATGGACGAGCCTCCGATAGCGTTCAACGACTCCTGGGGTCTCGACGCCTGTGCAGAGGTCAATCCAGGTAATTTCAGTCTGAGGCTGGAAGACAGCAAAGGATTAAGCCCGCAGGAGATGTCCAAGCCTTCGTATGATGATGGGATTCAGACAACGTCCAACTGTGGAGGTCCAACTGTCCTTTCACATCAGAGTCCCCACCCAGAACCATCCAGTAGCAAACCGAAGCACACCGGATTCTCCTCGCCGCCTCATCCCAAAACTCACACCTCACCAGAGATCGACGCCGGACTTCTGGAATCCAAACTGTGGGACAGCTGGAatcaggaggaggtggaggaatgTCCTCCCACTCAGCTCAGAACTCCAG ctCCGCCCCAGGATAAAACGCCCCACCCCATGGAGCCCATCACTCCCATGCCTCACTTCTCAGACATGGACACCCCAGAGCTGAAGAACAAACTCAACAG GTTCGGGGTTCGGCCGTTACCGAAGCGTCAGATGATCCTGAAGCTCAAGCAGATCCACCAGTACACCCACCAGGTGACCAGCTCTGACTCAGAGGACGAGGCACCGCCTCCCAGACGGTCCATCTCCACCAATCAGATGGAACAGTTCAAAGAACCTAGAGCTCCTGCTGCCACGTCCCCTGGGAAAGACAAGTGTGGGGACGGCGAGCTGCTTTCTGCCTCTCAGGGCTCAAATACCTCGTCAACTGCCACCAGTGAGGAATCTGAAAG GTCCAACCCAGAGCAGGTCCTCTCTTCTGATGGCGACTCGGACAGCGACGGCGGCATCTCGTCCTCCCAGGCGGCGTCCCGCCTCCAGGATCGTATCCAGGCCGTGCGCTCCTTCATCCTGTCCACCCCCAAGATCTTCAACCAGATCCTCCAGTACGAGCCTCTCGTCCTGTCCCAGTTTCAGGCGGAGCTCAAGGCGGCGGGGATCCGCCTGGGCGCCGCCAAGCTGATGGACTACCTGGACTCTCAGTGCATCACCTTCACCACAGCCAAGCTAGGCCAGCCTGGGACCAGCAGGGGGGGCCGGGGGGGCAAAAGGATGGGCAAGGGGGCGGGAGGAGCAGGCAGGAAGAAAAACGGTGCTGTAAAACTTTAA
- the slx4 gene encoding structure-specific endonuclease subunit SLX4 isoform X1 — protein sequence MDDSEQDFVDLCSKLLKRVRKKAGEPSTQKIPGQSSSQKVQEYKKQRNDKQGGDSESRFAASQPVGAGCDLDVVCGRTGCGSGNPEPPADGDLRTKDKVLLRMQHFKRVTPQKMVRTNVKIQQMNQDSWTLTSQHQRQDPLESFSSGHHAEGDEGVAVRLQQQLDREAAKAQMVDLEDGGLFFCQICHRDLSHMTHEGRTQHLNRCLDNSEESGPAPPPPSAVPDCPICGKRFKSQKSRSAHLKSCSSDMGVSPAMLLQILQRQAQESQSAASANLPTQPAANKRKGPPKSGVPARKKARKKDELLDEETMVALALSASMVKEKMETALPHSSMTPVLKWRPDAAKPCRKKKKDTVPRPLPLLLVQDAETALSRLQERVSALLLPSRPPSPATPTRSPSTLPSLEGAAPFWQRSALLDGDSCLSGFYSTELKHFFTSGESTDAAPSSPNKQPDSSVQPVRDGAPDSRPRVSILPHRSQNPSCSSTPSTPGTEQLPVGSQALQDLIDLAEDGMTLTQYGYTTKETRLSGFVQAESEELGASGFVLETTHQRSDETSDRAERMVAPPGAEERNSRKAVALSKLALDLSSMVNNPQMSDVQLQVDTGEVYFAHSFMVYARCPLLAEMVHESGIGVQEEGLPAAQRVLLNDVQGEAVLALLQYLYTSHCSISASLQPHMLELASRFDLQELEQLCRLQQDNSEAPDSTQQENVNNQTDQAFMEVLRSMWNEDDHVMDSDGGGEGGRMEEESDELTSGYREGHEEQVNEEELEEIYEFAATQRQKEVEATEEEEEVGGDVVFTKQLVEEEISDEDLNPNIRPEPESGDYESRSSSASKLKMISSKNKHESPPRASSKRSARTSLQSSASLVEDLLGSPSPVMSNLPVAGHSPGQTRYQDEESQPPCGVCTPLSPESSLKKEEPELIVLSDSSEEVDVADFVPQSLSDRSPSTQNPEDYTGIKAQTSSGADVENKEPRSVELNPDDPPDCSPELSWLIPSTPLQSSRSKRSSSTQTRSSMCRTQLFPKRDSSSSSGSPSKIEPHTSSDPQKAPHPAGTTKSRVTRPLSSSSLDHKLSPSKERGVNALQLELLRLQRLTCHALDPSKRNPLHLLNLPYSSTPVHQLPVPPAASPLTSDAEKRTSSSPKRDRTPLGSPEEVELRSFHLSPLSNPSDPSSSSHRSKRRSSSSDVTRDRLKGTGQKDEEEVKADMECTKERTGGTGVGESSLQQSLLVMDEPPIAFNDSWGLDACAEVNPGNFSLRLEDSKGLSPQEMSKPSYDDGIQTTSNCGGPTVLSHQSPHPEPSSSKPKHTGFSSPPHPKTHTSPEIDAGLLESKLWDSWNQEEVEECPPTQLRTPAPPQDKTPHPMEPITPMPHFSDMDTPELKNKLNRFGVRPLPKRQMILKLKQIHQYTHQVTSSDSEDEAPPPRRSISTNQMEQFKEPRAPAATSPGKDKCGDGELLSASQGSNTSSTATSEESERSNPEQVLSSDGDSDSDGGISSSQAASRLQDRIQAVRSFILSTPKIFNQILQYEPLVLSQFQAELKAAGIRLGAAKLMDYLDSQCITFTTAKLGQPGTSRGGRGGKRMGKGAGGAGRKKNGAVKL from the exons ATGGACGACTCGGAGCAAGATTTTGTAGATCTGTGCTCAAAGCTGCTGAAGCGAGTTCGCAAGAAAGCCGGAGAACCATCCACACAGAAGATACCAGGACAGAGCTCCAGTCAGAAGGTCCAAGAATACAAGAAGCAGAGGAATGATAAACAGGGTGGAGATTCTGAGTCGAGGTTTGCAGCTTCCCAGCCTGTTGGTGCAGGCTGTGATCTGGATGTGGTCTGTGGGAGGACTGGATGCGGATCAGGAAATCCAGAACCTCCAGCTGACGGAGATCTGAGAACAAAAGACAAAGTTCTTCTTAGGATGCAGCATTTTAAAAGAGTCACCCCACAAAAGATGGTCCGTACTAACGTCAAGATCCAACAAATGAACCAGGACAGCTGGACTCTGACTTCTCAGCATCAAAGACAAG ATCCTCTAGAGTCTTTCTCCTCTGGCCACCACGCAGAAGGTgacgagggtgtggctgtaaggctccagcagcagctggACAGAGAAGCAGCAAAGGCCCAGATGGTGGACCTGGAGGATGGAGGCCTCTTCTTCTGTCAGATCTGCCACAGAGACTTGTCCCACATGACCCATGAGGGGCGGACACAACACCTCAAcag GTGTTTAGATAACAGTGAAGAGAGTGGCCCAGCCCCCCCTCCACCCTCTGCTGTCCCCGACTGTCCCATTTGTGGAAAAAGGTTCAAGTCCCAGAAGAGCCGCTCAGCCCACCTGAAGAGCTGCTCCTCAGACATGGGCGTCTCTCCGGCAATGCTGCTGCAGATCCTGCAGAGACAGGCACAGGAGAGTCAGAGTGCTGCTTCTGCTAACCTGCC CACACAGCCAGCGGCCAACAAAAGGAAAGGTCCACCCAAGTCGGGCGTTCCAGCCAGGAAGAAGGCCAGAAAGAAGGATGAGCTTCTGGATGAGGAGACGATGGTGGCCCTGGCTTTGTCCGCCTCCATGGTGAAGGAAAAGATGGAAACGGCGCTCCCTCACAGTTCCATGACACCCGTGCTAAAATGGAGACCTGATGCTG CTAAGCCTTGTCGAAAGAAGAAAAAGGACACAGTACCTCGtcctcttcctctcctcctcGTTCAAGATGCAGAGACAGCCCTGTCCCGGCTCCAGGAACGCGTCTCCGCTCTTCTGCTTCCCAGCCGACCCCCCTCTCCCGCCACCCCAACCCGAAGCCCCAGCACTCTGCCCAGTTTGGAGGGCGCTGCCCCCTTCTGGCAGAGAAGTGCACTGCTGGATGGAGACTCATGTCTGTCTGGTTTCTACTCTACGGAGCTCAAACACTTCTTCACTTCGGGGGAATCA ACCGACGCAGCTCCATCCAGCCCCAACAAGCAACCCGATTCTTCTGTCCAGCCGGTGAGGGATGGAGCCCCAGATTCAAGACCCAGAGTCTCCATCCTACCACACCGCTCCCAGAACCCCTCCTGCTCATCGACTCCTTCCACCCCTGGGACAGAACAACTCCCGGTGGGCAGCCAGGCCTTACAGGACCTGATAGATTTGGCAGAAGACGGCATGACTCTGACTCAGTATGGATACACCACTAAAG AAACTCGTTTGAGCGGCTTCGTCCAGGCAGAGTCGGAGGAACTCGGCGCCAGCGGCTTCGTGCTGGAAACGACACACCAACGCTCAGACGAAACCAGCGATCGCGCTGAGAGAATGGTCGCTCCGCCGGGAGCAGAAGAAAGAAACAGCCGCAAAGCT GTGGCACTCTCTAAGCTGGCCTTAGACCTCAGCAGCATGGTGAACAACCCTCAGATGAGTGATGTGCAGCTCCAGGTGGACACAGGAGAGGTCTACTTCGCTCATTCCTTCATGGTGTATGCccgctgccctctgctggcaGAAATG GTGCATGAAAGTGGAATAGGAGTTCAGGAGGAGGGTCTGCCTGCAGCCCAGAGGGTGTTGCTGAACGACGTGCAGGGGGAGGCGGTGTTGGCCCTCCTGCAGTATCTCTACACCTCCCACTGCTCCATCTCAGCCTCTCTGCAGCCTCACATGCTGGAGCTGGCGTCCCG GTTCGACTTGCAGgagttggagcagctttgtcggcTCCAGCAGGATAACTCAGAGGCTCCTGACTCAACCCAGCAGGAAAATGTCAACAACCAAACGGACCAGGCCTTCATGGAGGTCCTCCGATCGATGTGGAATGAAGATGACCATGTAATGGACTCCgatggaggaggagaaggaggacggATGGAGGAGGAGTCTGATGAGCTCACCTCAGGTTACAGGGAAGGCCATGAGGAGCAGGTGAACGAAGAAGAGCTGGAGGAGATCTATGAGTTCGCTGCCACCCAGAGACAGAAAGAGGTGGAGGccactgaggaggaggaggaggtaggTGGAGATGTAGTGTTTACAAAACAGCTTGTAGAAGAAGAGATTAGTGATGAGGATTTGAATCCCAACATTCGACCAGAACCGGAGTCGGGTGACTACGAGTCTCGTTCCTCCTCTGCCTCAAAGCTGAAGATGATTTCTTCTAAAAACAAACACGAGTCGCCTCCCAGAGCTTCATCCAAACGATCCGCTAGGACTTCACTTCAGTCTTCAGCGAGTTTAGTAGAAGACCTTTTAGGCAGCCCATCCCCCGTTATGTCCAACCTGCCTGTTGCAGGACATTCTCCTGGACAAACGCGGTACCAAGATGAAGAAAGCCAACCTCCTTGTGGAGTCTGCACCCCTCTTTCTCCTGAGTCCTCCCTAAAGAAGGAGGAACCTGAGCTGATAGTTCTGTCTGACTCAAGTGAGGAAGTAGATGTTGCTGATTTTGTCCCCCAAAGCCTTTCTGATCGTTCGCCCTCCACCCAGAACCCTGAAGACTACACAGGGATCAAGGCCCAAAcctccagtggagcagacgtagagAACAAAGAGCCCAGGAGCGTGGAGCTGAATCCTGATGATCCACCTGACTGTTCGCCAGAGCTTTCCTGGCTGATTCCTTCCACACCTCTTCAGTCCAGCAGAAGCAAGAGAAGCAGCTCCACCCAGACCAGAAGCAGCATGTGCAGGACACAACTCTTCCCTAAGCGGGACTCCTCTTCATCTTCTGGATCACCATCTAAGATCGAGCCTCACACTTCCAGTGATCCACAGAAAGCtccacatcctgcaggaaccaCAAAGAGCCGAGTCACCAGACCTCTCAGTAGCTCCAGTTTGGATCACAAGCTTTCTCCAAGTAAAGAACGTGGAGTTAACGCGTTACAATTGGAGCTCCTACGTCTCCAAAGGTTGACATGTCACGCCCTAGATCCCTCAAAGCGGAATCCTCTTCATCTGCTGAATCTCCCGTACAGCAGCACTCCCGTCCACCAGCTCCCCGTCCCTCCTGCTGCATCCCCGCTCACCTCTGATGCAGAGAAACGGACTTCATCAAGTCCAAAACGAGACAGGACACCCCTAGGAAGTCCGGAAGAGGTGGAATTAAGAAGTTTTCACCTCTCTCCTTTGTCCAACCCTTCAGATCCATCCTCCTCTTCTCACAGATCCAAGAGACGGTCCAGCAGCAGTGACGTCACACGGGACCGTCTCAAAGGGACAGGACAGAAAGACGAGGAGGAAGTAAAAGCAGACATGGAGTGTACTAAAGAAAGGACAGGAGGGACAGGTGTAGGAGAATCCAGTCTCCAGCAGAGCCTCTTGGTCATGGACGAGCCTCCGATAGCGTTCAACGACTCCTGGGGTCTCGACGCCTGTGCAGAGGTCAATCCAGGTAATTTCAGTCTGAGGCTGGAAGACAGCAAAGGATTAAGCCCGCAGGAGATGTCCAAGCCTTCGTATGATGATGGGATTCAGACAACGTCCAACTGTGGAGGTCCAACTGTCCTTTCACATCAGAGTCCCCACCCAGAACCATCCAGTAGCAAACCGAAGCACACCGGATTCTCCTCGCCGCCTCATCCCAAAACTCACACCTCACCAGAGATCGACGCCGGACTTCTGGAATCCAAACTGTGGGACAGCTGGAatcaggaggaggtggaggaatgTCCTCCCACTCAGCTCAGAACTCCAG ctCCGCCCCAGGATAAAACGCCCCACCCCATGGAGCCCATCACTCCCATGCCTCACTTCTCAGACATGGACACCCCAGAGCTGAAGAACAAACTCAACAG GTTCGGGGTTCGGCCGTTACCGAAGCGTCAGATGATCCTGAAGCTCAAGCAGATCCACCAGTACACCCACCAGGTGACCAGCTCTGACTCAGAGGACGAGGCACCGCCTCCCAGACGGTCCATCTCCACCAATCAGATGGAACAGTTCAAAGAACCTAGAGCTCCTGCTGCCACGTCCCCTGGGAAAGACAAGTGTGGGGACGGCGAGCTGCTTTCTGCCTCTCAGGGCTCAAATACCTCGTCAACTGCCACCAGTGAGGAATCTGAAAG GTCCAACCCAGAGCAGGTCCTCTCTTCTGATGGCGACTCGGACAGCGACGGCGGCATCTCGTCCTCCCAGGCGGCGTCCCGCCTCCAGGATCGTATCCAGGCCGTGCGCTCCTTCATCCTGTCCACCCCCAAGATCTTCAACCAGATCCTCCAGTACGAGCCTCTCGTCCTGTCCCAGTTTCAGGCGGAGCTCAAGGCGGCGGGGATCCGCCTGGGCGCCGCCAAGCTGATGGACTACCTGGACTCTCAGTGCATCACCTTCACCACAGCCAAGCTAGGCCAGCCTGGGACCAGCAGGGGGGGCCGGGGGGGCAAAAGGATGGGCAAGGGGGCGGGAGGAGCAGGCAGGAAGAAAAACGGTGCTGTAAAACTTTAA